A region of the Mesoterricola sediminis genome:
AGGCGCTCGAGGGCCGCCTTGAGGGGGATGGGGTTGCTCTCCGCGAAGAGGGCGTCCATGAGGGGGAGGAGGGCCTGGTGGAGGGCGATGGCCTCGGCGCGGCGCCCCTCGAGGGCGGCCCGGACGAGGGCGGCGGTCTCCCGCGGCACGGCGTTGCCGAGCACGCTCACCAGGCCCGAGGCGCCCACGGCGATGGAGGGGAGGGCCAGGTTGTCGTCGCCGGAGAGGAGGATCTTCCCCGGCGGCAGGGTGCGGGCGATCTCGGCGATCTGGGCCAGGTTGCCGCTGGACTCCTTCACGGCGGCCACCTGGGGGTTCTCCCAGAGGCCCGCGAGGGCGGCCGGGGTCAGGTTGAGCCCCGTCCGGCCCGGCACGTTGTAGGCGATGAGGGGCAGGCCGGGGGCGGCCCAGGCCACGGCCTCGTAGTGGGCCCGGAGGCCTTCGGGGGTGGGCTTGTTGTAGTAGGGCGTCACCACGAGGGCGCCCCGGGCGCCCTGGGCCTGGGCGCGGCGGGTCCACTCGGCTGTCTGTCGGGTGGCGTTGGAGCCGGTGCCCACGACGACGCCCATGGGGCCCGCCGACTCCAGGCAGGCCTCCACCAGCGCGTCCCGCTCGGGGTCGAGGATGGTGGCGGCCTCGCCGGTGGATCCGAGGACGACGACGCCGTCGGCGCCGCCGGCGGCCACGTGGCGCACCAGGCGCCGGAAGGCGGGGAGATCGACGTCCCCGGTGGAGGTGAAGGGGGTGGCGAGGGCCACCCAGAGGCCGGTGAAGGTCATGACAGGTCTCCGAAGAGGGGGTCGAGGGTTTCGGCCGCGCAGGCGTCGAAGGTGTGGAGCCCCTTCCGCCCCTTCAGCCAGCGCGCCGCGCGGAGGGCGCCCTGGGCGAAGACCAGGCGGCTCCGGGCCTGGTGGGTGAGGGTGAGGGTCTCCGCGGGGCCGTCCAGGCCCACGGTGTGGGTGCCGAACTCGGCGCCGGCGCGGAGGACGGCGAGGCTGAGCTGGTGGGGGGCGGCCGTCCCCGAGGTGGTCTCCGTCTTGCGGGGGCAGCCTTCCATGAGGGCGGCCGCGAGGCGGCGCGCGGTGCCGCTGGGCGCGTCGGCCTTGAGGCGGTGGTGATGGTCGAGGAGGTAGGGGTCCAGCTCCGGATCCAGGGCCGCGAAGCGCCCCAGGACCTTGGCGAGGCGGGCCATGAGGGCCACGGCCAGGCTGAAGTTGGGGGCCGTGAGCACGCCGATGCGGTCCCCGACCCGGGCCGCCAGGTCCGGGAGCTCCCAGCCCGTGGCGCCGATGACGAGGCCGCTGCCCGTGGCCAGGGCCCATTCCAGGTGCGCGGGCACGGCCGCGGCGGTGCTGGCGTCCAGGGCCACGTCCACCGGGGGCGGGTCGGCGGGGCCGTCCACGGTCCAGACCACCTCCAGGTCCGGCGCGGCGGCCGCCGCCTGGGCGATGGCGGCGCCGAGGCGCCCCTGGCCGAAGATGCCGATCGTCGTTCGGACCGCGCTCATGCCAGCCCCCCTTCGATGAGGGCGCCGTGGAGGCGCTTCACGGCCTCCTTCGCGTCCTCCTGCCGGACCACGATGCTGAGGTTGATCTCGTTGGCGCCCATGCTGATCATCTCCACGTTCACGTCCCGGAGCGCCCCGAAGGCCAGGCCCGTGATGCCCGCGGTGTGCTTGAGGCGCTCCCCCACGACCGCCACGATGGCGCGGCCCGTCGCGATGCCCACGGTGGCGAAGGTCTCCAGGTCCGCCACGAGCGGCCCGAGCGGGGCGTCCCCCTCCACCGTGAGGGAGACGCTCACCTCGGCGGTGGAGATGAGGTCCACGCTCACCTTGTGGCGGGCGAAGACGTCGAAGAGCTTGGCGAGGAAGCCGCTCTGGTTGAGCATGCGCGCCGAGGCCACGGTCAGGACCGAGACGGGCCCCCGGTGGGCCAGGGCGGTGACGGGGCGGCCCGTGCGCACCTCGGCGGTGATGGTGGTGAAGCGCCCCTGGGGGCGCCGGGCGTGGCGCACCGTCACCGGGATGCCCTTCTCCACCGCCGGCTGGATGGTGGCGGGGTGGAGCACCTTGGCGCCGAAGGCGGCCAGCTCCGCGGCCTCCGCGAACCCCAGCTCGGCGATGGGCTGGGCCGCCGTGACGATGCGGGGGTCGGCGGTGAGCACCCCCTCCACGTCGGTCCAGATCTGGATGTCCTCCGCCCCGAGGGCGGCCCCGAAGAGGGCGGCGCTGAAGTCGCTGCCGCCCCGGCCGAGGGTCGTGGTGAGGCCCTGGGGCGTGGCGCCGATGTAGCCCTGGGTGACGACGATGCGGCCCGGGCCCAGCTGGGGGGCCAGGAGCTCGGCACAGCGCGCCTCCAGGTCCGGCAGGGGGCGGGCGCAGCCGAAGACGGCGTCCGTGTGCAGGACGGTCCTGGCGTCCACCCAGGCCGCCCCGGCGAAGGCGGCGAAGATCCGGGTGCTGAGCCGCTCCCCGAGGCTGGCGATGGCGTCCATGCTGCGGGGCGAGAGCTCCCGGAGGAGGGCCACGCCCCGGAGGAGGAGGTCCAGTTCGCGGCCGAGGTCGTCCAGGGCGGCCTGGAGGCTGGCGGGGACCCCCGCGGGCAGCAGGTCCTGGGCGATGCCCCGGTGCCGGTCCAGCAGGGCGGCGTGGAGCTCCAGGGCCCCGGCCAGGTCACCCTGCTCGGCGCGGGTGGCGGCCTCGAAGAGGGCGTCGGTGGTCCGGGCCGTGGCCGACAGGACGATGAGGGGGGCGCGGTCCGCCGCCGCGCGGGCCAGGGCGGCCACCTCCCGCATGGCCGAAGCGTCCTGGACGGAGGTGCCGCCGAACTTCATGACGATCATCGGGCACCTCCGGGAAGGGCCTGGTCGTTCCTTGGGGTGGGGTGGGTTTCCATAGGGCTCTCCATGCATCCGGATGAAGACCCTTGACCCCTTCCCGGCCAGCCGGCCGGGTCGTCGTCCTCAGGCACTCCGTGGAGGGGTCGCCTCCACGACAGCCGCCGGGTATTAGCCCGTACGTCCAGGGGTTGGCGCAAATGGGGCGCTTCCCCTTCGGCGATCCTCCCCTTTCGGGCGAGATCACCGGGGCCATCCCCCTCCCTCGCCGTACTGATGGGGATCGCTCCTCCATCGGTCCGACCACGGTGGCACATTTCCGGGCGGCATGCAACATACTTGAAGCATGTCCAAGGCCCCCTCCACCGCCGCCACCCGCCTTTTGAAGGAGCGCAAGATCCCCTATGCGGAGCACTTGTACCCCTACGAAGACCACGGGGGCACGGCCGTGGCGGCCCGGACCCTGGGCGTCGACGAGCACGCTGTCATCAAGACCCTGATCCTGGAGGACGAGGGGGGCAAGCCCCTGGTCGTCCTCATGCACGGCGACCGGGAGGTGAGCACGAAGGCTCTCGCCCGGCAAATCGGCTGCAAAACCGTGCAGATCTGCAAGCCGGAGGTGGCCCAGAAGCACTCGGGCTACCTGGTGGGAGGCACCAGCCCCCTGGGCACCCGGAAGGCCATGCCCGTCTACGTGGAAGCCTCGATCCTCGCCCTGGACCGGGCCTGGATCAACGGCGGGAGCCGGGGTTTCCTCGTGGGCGTCGCCCCCGCGGACCTGGCGCAGGTCCTGCCCCTCGTCCGGGTCGAAGCGGCCCTCGCGTAGGCGAGGGCGGGGTGAACCTCCGGGCGCTCCGTCGTGGCGGGGCGGCCAGGACCGGACGCCCCATCCCGGACGCGGCGTCAGGCCAGGGCCGGCAGGAGGATGCGCACCGCCGTACCGCCCTCGGGGGGGCAGTCCAACTGCAGGGAGCCCCCATGGGCCAGGGCGGTCTCCCGGGCCCGGGTGAGGCCGAGGCCACCGCGCTGGGCGTCGGGGCCGGTGGTGAAGAAGGGCTCCAGGACCCGCTCCCGGAGGGCCGGGGGAATGCCGGGGCCCTCGTCCTGCACCTCGAGGATCACCCGGGTGCGCATGGGGCCGGGCAAGCTTCCGGGCCGGTGGGCCCGGGGGAAGAGGAGGCGGGTGGCGAGGCGGATGGGGCCCCGTCCCCCCATGGCCTCCCGGGCGTTCTCCACGAGGGCCCCCAGGGCCGCGCGCATCTGGGCCGGGTCCAGGGCGACGGGCGGCAGGTTGCCGGCGGGCTGGAAGCTCACGGGGCACTCCGGCCCGGCCAGGATCCGGGCCATGGGCAGGAACCGCTCCATGAACAGATCGGGATCCAGAGGCTGGGCGGCGGGCAGGTCCTGGGCGGCCAGGTCCCGGGCCTGGGCGAGGGTGGCGGCCGCGGTCTCGAGCAGGTTCGTGGCCCGGTCCAGGGCGGCGGGTTCGGCCTTGCCGCTCCGCAGCTCCCGGAGGGCCTCCAGGGCATCCTGGAGGGGGCCGAGGGTACGCCAGGCGAGGGCCTGGGTGGCGAGGCGGGCGCCGGCCATCTGGCGGCGCTCCAGCTCCCGGTCCCGGCGCCAGGCCTCCTCGACGATCTCCTGGATGGAGCCCCGGTAGCCCTCCATGCCGCGATCCACGCTCCACCGGGTCCAGACCCAGCTCCCGTCCCGGCGCCGCATGCGGGCGCTGAACCCCACGTTGAGGCTGCGCTCCAGGGCCTCCTGGAAGAAGCGCACGTCGTCGGGGTGGAGGAGGGCCACCAGGTCCGCCAGGTCCTCGGGCGCCTTCTCCAGGCCGAGGATGCCCGGGCCGGCGTCGGGCATGATCACCCGCTCCCCCTGCAGCACCCAGGGCACGATGCGGGCCGCCAGGGCCGCCGCGGTGAAGGCGGAGCGGCCTCCGCCGACGCCCTTCAGCAGCTCCTGGGGGGTCTCCCGGGGCGCGGCCTCCTGGAAGCTGAGCACGCGGCCCACGGTCTCCGGGCCGATCTTGTGGGGCCGGCTGGATTCGCGGATGGTGCGGTTCCCGGGCAGGGCCAGGACGCCGCCGGCCTCCCGATCCGACTGGTTCTTGAGCAGGCGGACCTCCTCCAGCAGGGCGCTGGCGTCGCCGAACTGGCCGTCCAGGTACTGCACCACCCCGTCCAGCTGCATGGGGGCCATGACGAACTCGGGGATGCCGCACATGGACAGGAACTTGCGGTTGTAGGCCGAGATCCGGCCCGCGAGGTCGACGACGAGGATGCCCTCGGAGGTGCTCTCCAGGGCCGCCCGCAGGAGGGCCGCGACCCGCGCGTGGGAGGCCTCGGCCGCCTTGCGCGCGGCGGCCTCCCGCGCCTCCTCCAGGGCCCGGCTCACGACGGGGGCCAGGCGCGGCAGGTTGGTCTTGAGCACGTAGTCGGTGGCGCCCCGGCGGAGGCACTCCACGGCCCGCTCGTCGCCGATGTGGCCCGACAGGAAGATGAAGGGCAGGTCGGGGGCCGTGCGGCGCGCGATCTCCAGCGCCTCGTCCCCGCCGATGTCCGGCAGGCTGTAGTCCACCAGGAGGACGTCGTAGTTCCAGGGGTCCTGGAGGGCGGAAAGGTAGGCGTCCCGCCCATTCACCCAGGCCAGGTCGCAGTCGACATAATCGGAGGCCAGCGTGGCCTTCACCAGCTCCACGTCCAGGGGCTGGTCCTCCAGGTACAGGATGCGGGTGGGCCGGTTCATGGCGTCCCTCCAGAGAGACCGCCCAGGCGGGAGGCGATGGCGGGGTCCTGGGGACCCCGCAGGGCCGCGCGCGCGAAAACGCGGGCGGCAGGCAGGAGGCTCTGGCGGCGGCCGGGTTCGCGCTCCATGCGCCGCAGGAGGGCGAGGGCCTTGACCGCGCTGGGGCCCGGGGCCGCGGGGAAGGCGCGCAGGGCCTCGCCGGCGGCGGCCTCCGCGGCGTCCAGGCTGGGGCGGTCGTCCAGGCCCTGGGCCCGTTCATAGTCGGCCCGGGCCAGCCAGAGGCGGGCTTCCGATTCCCGGTCCCGCCAGCTGTTCCGGGCCTGCTTCAACCGCTCCAGGCCGTCCTCCAGGGTCGGGCGGGGATCCCGGCCCTGGCCGGCCTCCAGGCTCGCCTTGAGC
Encoded here:
- the lysC gene encoding lysine-sensitive aspartokinase 3, which translates into the protein MIVMKFGGTSVQDASAMREVAALARAAADRAPLIVLSATARTTDALFEAATRAEQGDLAGALELHAALLDRHRGIAQDLLPAGVPASLQAALDDLGRELDLLLRGVALLRELSPRSMDAIASLGERLSTRIFAAFAGAAWVDARTVLHTDAVFGCARPLPDLEARCAELLAPQLGPGRIVVTQGYIGATPQGLTTTLGRGGSDFSAALFGAALGAEDIQIWTDVEGVLTADPRIVTAAQPIAELGFAEAAELAAFGAKVLHPATIQPAVEKGIPVTVRHARRPQGRFTTITAEVRTGRPVTALAHRGPVSVLTVASARMLNQSGFLAKLFDVFARHKVSVDLISTAEVSVSLTVEGDAPLGPLVADLETFATVGIATGRAIVAVVGERLKHTAGITGLAFGALRDVNVEMISMGANEINLSIVVRQEDAKEAVKRLHGALIEGGLA
- the ybaK gene encoding Cys-tRNA(Pro) deacylase, encoding MSKAPSTAATRLLKERKIPYAEHLYPYEDHGGTAVAARTLGVDEHAVIKTLILEDEGGKPLVVLMHGDREVSTKALARQIGCKTVQICKPEVAQKHSGYLVGGTSPLGTRKAMPVYVEASILALDRAWINGGSRGFLVGVAPADLAQVLPLVRVEAALA
- the dapA gene encoding 4-hydroxy-tetrahydrodipicolinate synthase, with translation MTFTGLWVALATPFTSTGDVDLPAFRRLVRHVAAGGADGVVVLGSTGEAATILDPERDALVEACLESAGPMGVVVGTGSNATRQTAEWTRRAQAQGARGALVVTPYYNKPTPEGLRAHYEAVAWAAPGLPLIAYNVPGRTGLNLTPAALAGLWENPQVAAVKESSGNLAQIAEIARTLPPGKILLSGDDNLALPSIAVGASGLVSVLGNAVPRETAALVRAALEGRRAEAIALHQALLPLMDALFAESNPIPLKAALERLGLCGSTLRLPLTSASQATRDRLASLLPAGGAA
- a CDS encoding 4-hydroxy-tetrahydrodipicolinate reductase; protein product: MSAVRTTIGIFGQGRLGAAIAQAAAAAPDLEVVWTVDGPADPPPVDVALDASTAAAVPAHLEWALATGSGLVIGATGWELPDLAARVGDRIGVLTAPNFSLAVALMARLAKVLGRFAALDPELDPYLLDHHHRLKADAPSGTARRLAAALMEGCPRKTETTSGTAAPHQLSLAVLRAGAEFGTHTVGLDGPAETLTLTHQARSRLVFAQGALRAARWLKGRKGLHTFDACAAETLDPLFGDLS
- a CDS encoding response regulator, which translates into the protein MNRPTRILYLEDQPLDVELVKATLASDYVDCDLAWVNGRDAYLSALQDPWNYDVLLVDYSLPDIGGDEALEIARRTAPDLPFIFLSGHIGDERAVECLRRGATDYVLKTNLPRLAPVVSRALEEAREAAARKAAEASHARVAALLRAALESTSEGILVVDLAGRISAYNRKFLSMCGIPEFVMAPMQLDGVVQYLDGQFGDASALLEEVRLLKNQSDREAGGVLALPGNRTIRESSRPHKIGPETVGRVLSFQEAAPRETPQELLKGVGGGRSAFTAAALAARIVPWVLQGERVIMPDAGPGILGLEKAPEDLADLVALLHPDDVRFFQEALERSLNVGFSARMRRRDGSWVWTRWSVDRGMEGYRGSIQEIVEEAWRRDRELERRQMAGARLATQALAWRTLGPLQDALEALRELRSGKAEPAALDRATNLLETAAATLAQARDLAAQDLPAAQPLDPDLFMERFLPMARILAGPECPVSFQPAGNLPPVALDPAQMRAALGALVENAREAMGGRGPIRLATRLLFPRAHRPGSLPGPMRTRVILEVQDEGPGIPPALRERVLEPFFTTGPDAQRGGLGLTRARETALAHGGSLQLDCPPEGGTAVRILLPALA